One genomic window of Comamonas serinivorans includes the following:
- a CDS encoding NAD-dependent succinate-semialdehyde dehydrogenase — MSFNYPNTQLLINNEWQDAEGGKTIDVLNPATGRVIGTVAHASKKDLDRALAAAQQGFEVWRKTPAIERATIMRKAAALFQERNEETAHVLTLEQGKPLVEARGEALAAVDIINWFADEGRRVYGRIVPSRRWGVQNLAVKEPVGPVAAFTPWNFPINQVVRKLSAALATGCSCIVKAPEETPASPAALIKAFVDAGVPPGVIGLVYGSPAEISEYLIPHPIIRKVTFTGSTAVGKQLAAMAGQHMKRSTMELGGHAPVIVAEDADIELAVKSAGAAKFRNAGQVCISPTRFLVHKAIAKDFTDAFVAYTEQVKLGDGLADGTQVGPLANDRRVAAMKKIVADARATGAKVLTGGETVGDVGNFFTPTILGDVSLQASVFNDEPFGPIAAIRTVDSLEDAIAEANRLPYGLAAYAFTKSFKNIQLLTDEVQTGMIWINQPAMATAEMPFGGVKDSGYGSEGGVEAMEAYLNTKAVSILGV, encoded by the coding sequence ATGTCGTTCAACTACCCGAACACCCAGCTGCTGATCAACAACGAATGGCAAGACGCCGAAGGCGGCAAGACGATCGACGTGCTGAACCCGGCCACGGGCCGCGTCATCGGCACCGTCGCCCATGCCAGCAAGAAGGATCTGGACCGTGCCCTGGCGGCCGCGCAGCAAGGCTTCGAGGTCTGGCGCAAGACCCCGGCCATCGAACGCGCCACCATCATGCGCAAGGCCGCGGCCCTGTTCCAGGAGCGCAACGAGGAAACCGCCCACGTGCTGACCCTGGAGCAAGGCAAGCCCCTGGTCGAGGCGCGCGGTGAAGCGCTGGCCGCCGTGGACATCATCAACTGGTTCGCCGACGAAGGCCGCCGCGTCTACGGCCGCATCGTGCCCAGCCGCCGCTGGGGCGTGCAGAACCTGGCCGTGAAGGAGCCCGTGGGGCCGGTGGCCGCCTTCACGCCCTGGAACTTCCCCATCAACCAGGTGGTGCGCAAACTCAGCGCCGCGCTGGCCACCGGCTGCTCGTGCATCGTGAAAGCACCCGAGGAAACGCCGGCCTCGCCCGCCGCCCTCATCAAGGCCTTCGTCGACGCGGGCGTGCCGCCCGGCGTGATCGGCCTGGTCTACGGCTCGCCGGCCGAGATCTCGGAGTACCTGATCCCCCACCCCATCATCCGCAAGGTCACGTTCACCGGCTCCACCGCCGTCGGCAAGCAGTTGGCGGCCATGGCCGGCCAGCACATGAAGCGCTCGACCATGGAGCTGGGCGGCCATGCCCCCGTCATCGTGGCCGAAGACGCCGACATCGAACTGGCCGTCAAGAGCGCGGGCGCGGCCAAGTTCCGCAACGCCGGCCAGGTCTGCATCTCGCCCACGCGCTTCCTGGTGCACAAGGCCATTGCCAAGGACTTCACCGACGCCTTCGTCGCCTACACCGAGCAGGTCAAGCTCGGCGACGGCCTGGCCGATGGCACGCAGGTCGGCCCGCTGGCCAACGACCGCCGCGTGGCCGCCATGAAGAAGATCGTGGCCGACGCACGCGCCACCGGCGCCAAGGTGCTCACCGGCGGCGAAACCGTGGGCGATGTGGGCAACTTCTTCACCCCCACCATCCTGGGCGATGTGTCGCTGCAAGCCAGCGTGTTCAACGACGAGCCCTTTGGTCCCATCGCCGCCATCCGCACGGTGGATTCGCTGGAAGATGCGATTGCCGAGGCCAACCGCCTGCCCTATGGCCTGGCCGCCTACGCCTTCACCAAGTCGTTCAAGAACATCCAGCTGCTGACCGACGAGGTGCAGACCGGCATGATCTGGATCAACCAGCCAGCCATGGCCACGGCCGAAATGCCGTTTGGCGGTGTGAAGGATTCAGGCTATGGCAGCGAAGGTGGCGTCGAAGCCATGGAGGCCTACCTGAACACCAAGGCCGTGTCCATCCTTGGCGTTTGA
- a CDS encoding TenA family protein has protein sequence MTGFAHTLRAECAADWQACCQHRFVDELFAGSLDDAHLRQYLVQDYQFIDRFVALLGAAIASADQFAARVTLAQFAAMITSDENTYFIRSFDTLGVPAGERLSPALKPETTAFQALMREAADSRQYANALAVLCVAEGLYLDWADVPGRALPPRFEHAEWITLHANDFFRGFVAWLRSELDRVALTLPAAQQDEARRFFHRAVACERAFFDGVYD, from the coding sequence ATGACCGGATTTGCCCACACCCTGCGCGCCGAGTGCGCCGCCGACTGGCAGGCCTGCTGCCAGCACCGCTTCGTCGATGAACTGTTCGCCGGCAGCCTTGACGATGCGCACCTGCGCCAGTACCTCGTGCAGGATTACCAGTTCATCGACCGCTTCGTCGCCCTGCTCGGCGCGGCCATCGCGTCGGCCGACCAGTTCGCCGCGCGCGTCACGCTGGCGCAATTCGCGGCCATGATCACCAGCGACGAGAACACCTACTTCATCCGCAGCTTCGACACGCTGGGCGTGCCGGCCGGGGAACGCCTGTCACCCGCCTTGAAGCCCGAGACCACGGCGTTTCAGGCGCTGATGCGCGAAGCGGCCGACTCGCGCCAGTATGCGAACGCGTTGGCCGTGCTCTGCGTGGCCGAAGGCCTGTACCTCGACTGGGCCGACGTGCCAGGCCGTGCCCTGCCGCCGCGCTTCGAGCATGCCGAGTGGATCACGCTGCACGCCAACGACTTCTTCCGCGGCTTCGTGGCCTGGCTGCGCAGCGAGCTGGACCGCGTGGCCCTCACGCTGCCGGCCGCGCAGCAGGACGAAGCACGCCGCTTCTTCCACCGCGCCGTGGCGTGTGAGCGCGCGTTCTTCGACGGGGTGTATGACTGA
- a CDS encoding DUF4034 domain-containing protein, with the protein MRDAFNQQHTQICNSQSAAYRERRFADVEAQLTALLDAAHDDSERNCAWAELAGHHHVTALLTKDPAANQRALNALQTCVAPCPEDALNWLRLTEHFHYVSQDLNEAAQCVETTLAKALQEGNFVRQTLGARIRIALKRQDWGHSAAIAESLAEP; encoded by the coding sequence ATGCGTGACGCCTTCAACCAACAACACACGCAGATCTGTAATTCGCAATCGGCGGCCTACCGAGAGCGCCGATTCGCAGACGTTGAAGCACAACTGACCGCTTTGCTGGACGCCGCTCATGACGACAGCGAGCGAAACTGTGCGTGGGCGGAACTGGCAGGCCATCACCACGTCACCGCGCTGTTGACCAAGGACCCAGCAGCGAATCAGCGTGCGCTGAACGCTTTGCAGACCTGCGTGGCCCCGTGCCCGGAGGACGCACTGAACTGGCTGCGCTTGACCGAGCACTTTCACTATGTCTCGCAAGACTTGAACGAGGCGGCTCAATGCGTTGAGACCACGCTGGCAAAGGCCTTGCAGGAGGGCAATTTTGTCAGGCAGACGCTGGGCGCACGCATTCGCATCGCGCTGAAGCGCCAAGATTGGGGACACAGTGCAGCAATCGCTGAAAGCCTTGCTGAGCCATGA
- a CDS encoding Bug family tripartite tricarboxylate transporter substrate binding protein codes for MQRRAWVKWGCAVVAVAGMSVNTWAADNFPSRPIRLLVGFPAGGPTDITMRVIAENASKILGQPIVVENKPGAGGTLPAATVVTSPPDGYTIGQSPLGIFRMGYTQKMSWDPLKDLSYIINLTGYTFGLTVPANSPFKSWQEFVAYAKANPGKVSFGSAGGNLTSPHLTMERIAEAAGIELNHVPYKGSADLAQALLGGHVMAAADSSAFVPYVEGGKARLLNVWSEKRMARFPAVPTLRELGINIVQTSPYGLVAPKGTPPEVVKKLHDALKKALEEKSSIDALAKYDMLPNYMSSEQYTQFAHEVSKSEGAIIQRLGLDKVRN; via the coding sequence ATGCAACGTCGAGCTTGGGTGAAGTGGGGCTGCGCGGTCGTGGCCGTCGCAGGGATGTCGGTCAACACCTGGGCTGCGGACAACTTTCCTTCTCGCCCCATCCGCCTGCTGGTGGGTTTCCCCGCCGGGGGCCCCACCGACATCACCATGCGGGTGATTGCCGAGAACGCCAGCAAGATTTTGGGGCAGCCCATCGTGGTCGAGAACAAGCCCGGGGCGGGCGGCACGCTGCCCGCCGCCACCGTGGTCACCTCGCCGCCCGATGGCTACACCATCGGCCAGTCGCCACTGGGCATCTTCCGCATGGGCTACACGCAGAAAATGAGCTGGGACCCGCTCAAGGACCTGAGCTACATCATCAACCTGACGGGCTACACCTTCGGCCTCACCGTGCCGGCCAACAGCCCGTTCAAGAGCTGGCAGGAGTTCGTGGCCTATGCCAAGGCCAACCCCGGCAAGGTGAGCTTTGGCTCGGCCGGTGGCAACCTGACCAGCCCGCACCTGACCATGGAGCGCATCGCCGAGGCGGCGGGCATCGAGCTCAACCACGTGCCCTACAAAGGCAGCGCCGATCTGGCGCAAGCGCTGCTGGGCGGCCACGTGATGGCGGCGGCCGACAGCAGCGCCTTCGTGCCCTACGTCGAAGGCGGCAAGGCCCGGCTGCTGAACGTCTGGAGCGAGAAGCGCATGGCGCGCTTCCCGGCCGTGCCCACGCTGCGCGAGCTGGGCATCAACATCGTGCAGACCTCGCCCTATGGCCTGGTGGCGCCCAAGGGCACGCCGCCCGAGGTGGTCAAGAAGCTGCACGACGCCCTGAAGAAGGCGCTGGAGGAAAAGAGCTCCATCGATGCGCTGGCCAAGTACGACATGCTGCCCAACTACATGAGCAGCGAGCAGTACACCCAGTTCGCGCACGAGGTCAGCAAGAGCGAGGGTGCCATCATCCAGCGCCTGGGCCTGGACAAGGTGCGCAACTGA
- a CDS encoding DUF11 domain-containing protein — MTTRPTPFSLALGALAWSCLPVTGLAQQYVHAPTSFMGVDGFVAGWMSNLPLGTFNQDWYPGSGVSSACPAAPAPCVLPSETHDPLFLSATGPMAVGGGVTMAPHPGWQDFQVLSGLTTTSASGAMAAGQYIQMPFTTGGLTYADGSPADVKFYVNTIGLAPRWLMNAGNPNQFGYAAYVVDGAGTPVGGVIETVPNVSALTDPNFRLVRAPDGPGPGIELNANTAYALRFYVFGVGGASQAVWDDTLFTMSRQRIAELSVTTTPVTASPTAGGNDYAYTFTVYSNGPDDTNARIVDPLPGTANGASASWTCVLQPGGTPCATPSGTGPIDANEALTSGQSAVYSVTWSGPSVATSDTHDITVQPLDNNPIDPNSANNATSIRLAPTPAAVLPQPVPGLGWLGMLGLAALLGRVGMRSRQRAHG, encoded by the coding sequence ATGACGACACGCCCCACCCCGTTCAGCCTGGCCCTGGGGGCTTTGGCATGGAGTTGCTTGCCGGTCACCGGCCTCGCTCAGCAGTATGTGCATGCCCCGACCAGCTTCATGGGCGTCGATGGGTTTGTGGCGGGGTGGATGAGCAACTTGCCCTTGGGCACGTTCAACCAGGACTGGTATCCCGGATCGGGCGTGAGCAGCGCTTGCCCCGCTGCGCCGGCGCCCTGCGTGTTGCCCAGCGAGACCCATGACCCGCTGTTCCTGTCTGCCACAGGCCCCATGGCGGTAGGTGGCGGCGTGACGATGGCACCTCACCCGGGGTGGCAGGATTTCCAGGTGCTGTCCGGCCTGACAACGACCAGTGCCAGCGGCGCGATGGCGGCTGGCCAGTACATCCAGATGCCGTTCACCACGGGCGGGCTGACCTACGCCGATGGCTCGCCAGCTGACGTGAAGTTCTACGTCAACACCATCGGCCTGGCGCCGCGCTGGCTCATGAATGCCGGCAATCCCAACCAATTCGGGTACGCCGCCTATGTGGTGGATGGTGCAGGCACGCCCGTGGGGGGTGTGATCGAGACCGTGCCCAATGTCAGCGCCCTCACCGACCCGAATTTCCGTTTGGTTCGTGCGCCGGATGGGCCGGGGCCAGGCATTGAGCTGAATGCCAACACCGCTTACGCCTTGCGCTTTTACGTGTTCGGCGTCGGCGGCGCCAGCCAGGCGGTCTGGGACGACACCTTGTTCACCATGAGCCGGCAGCGAATCGCCGAGTTGAGCGTCACGACCACGCCGGTCACGGCCTCGCCCACAGCCGGCGGCAACGACTACGCCTACACCTTCACCGTCTACAGCAACGGCCCGGACGACACCAACGCCCGCATCGTCGATCCGCTGCCAGGCACGGCCAACGGCGCCAGCGCCAGCTGGACGTGCGTGCTGCAACCGGGTGGGACGCCCTGCGCGACCCCATCGGGCACCGGCCCCATCGACGCCAACGAGGCGCTGACATCGGGGCAATCGGCGGTGTACAGCGTCACCTGGTCGGGGCCGTCGGTCGCCACCAGCGACACGCACGACATCACCGTTCAGCCGCTGGACAACAACCCCATCGATCCCAACTCGGCCAACAACGCGACCTCGATCCGGCTGGCTCCGACGCCCGCCGCGGTGTTGCCCCAACCCGTGCCGGGGCTGGGATGGCTGGGCATGCTCGGCTTGGCCGCCTTGCTGGGCCGCGTGGGCATGCGATCGCGCCAGCGCGCGCACGGTTGA
- a CDS encoding bifunctional nicotinamide-nucleotide adenylyltransferase/Nudix hydroxylase, translated as MNSAAVLIGRFQPVHSGHMALLRHALTLAPRVAVVLGSAFQARSPKNPFTWQERADSMLAALPEADRARVAFVPVRDYYNNARWVRAVQRGVRELLGQDGKDVVLVGHFKDASSDYLDDFPRWRLVSLPRQGRMDATTVRDAWLNAEPAQAAQAARAALAPVADELPPTVLDELVAFAQTPAFAALQQEWRMLRGYKAAWATAPYPPVFVTVDALIRWGADVLLIERGHAPGKGLLALPGGFVEPRDTLWEACLRELAEETSLAVPEAVLQRALEKVQVFDHPDRSQRGRTITHVHAFDLSSRERPQVQAGDDAARTLWVPVRDLVAMEARFFEDHFHILNQFLQLTE; from the coding sequence TTGAACTCGGCGGCCGTGCTCATCGGCCGGTTCCAGCCCGTCCACAGCGGCCACATGGCGCTGCTGCGGCATGCGCTCACGCTGGCGCCCCGCGTGGCGGTGGTGCTGGGCTCGGCGTTTCAGGCGCGCAGCCCCAAGAACCCGTTCACCTGGCAGGAGCGGGCCGACAGCATGCTGGCCGCCTTGCCCGAAGCCGACCGCGCCCGCGTGGCCTTTGTGCCGGTGCGCGACTACTACAACAACGCGCGCTGGGTGCGCGCCGTGCAGCGTGGCGTGCGCGAGCTGCTGGGGCAGGACGGCAAGGACGTGGTGCTGGTCGGCCATTTCAAGGATGCAAGCAGCGATTACCTGGACGACTTTCCGCGCTGGCGCCTGGTGTCGCTGCCGCGCCAGGGGCGCATGGATGCCACCACCGTGCGCGATGCCTGGCTGAATGCCGAGCCGGCGCAGGCGGCGCAGGCGGCGCGCGCGGCGCTGGCGCCCGTGGCCGATGAGCTGCCGCCCACGGTGCTGGATGAGCTGGTCGCGTTCGCGCAGACGCCGGCGTTTGCGGCCCTGCAGCAGGAGTGGCGCATGCTGCGCGGCTACAAGGCGGCGTGGGCCACGGCGCCATACCCCCCGGTGTTCGTCACCGTGGACGCCTTGATCCGCTGGGGCGCCGACGTGTTGCTCATCGAGCGCGGCCATGCGCCTGGCAAAGGCCTGCTGGCCCTGCCGGGCGGCTTCGTCGAACCCCGCGACACGCTGTGGGAAGCCTGCCTGCGCGAGCTGGCCGAGGAGACCAGCCTGGCGGTGCCCGAAGCCGTGCTGCAACGCGCACTGGAGAAGGTGCAGGTGTTCGACCACCCCGACCGCAGCCAGCGCGGTCGCACCATCACCCACGTGCACGCGTTTGACCTGAGCAGCCGCGAGCGGCCCCAGGTGCAAGCCGGCGACGATGCGGCGCGCACGCTGTGGGTGCCGGTGCGCGATCTGGTGGCGATGGAAGCGCGCTTCTTCGAAGACCATTTCCACATCCTCAATCAGTTTCTGCAACTGACCGAGTGA
- a CDS encoding SDR family oxidoreductase, translating to MPDTRYHSVFAPGLFAGQTLVVTGGGSGIGRCTAHELAALGAHVVLVGRNTDKLQATAAEIAGDGGQVSWQACDIRQEAAVQAMVAAIVAERGRIHGLVNNAGGQYITPLEAISAKGWDAVLATNLTGGFLVARECLVQSMGVHGGAIVNIVADMWGSMPGMGHSGAARAGMVSFTETAAVEWAARGVRVNAVAPGYIASSGMDHYPPEAGDMLRAMRQTVPLGRFGTEAETSAAIAFLLSPAASFISGTVLRVDGARPQVRMGWGSPVADEAAQQREAIRPFDGFHRAATPKVFGGGAPS from the coding sequence ATGCCTGACACCCGCTACCACTCCGTTTTTGCGCCTGGCCTGTTCGCGGGCCAGACCCTCGTCGTGACCGGTGGCGGCTCGGGCATCGGCCGCTGCACCGCGCATGAGCTGGCGGCCCTGGGCGCCCACGTGGTGCTGGTGGGCCGCAACACCGACAAGCTGCAGGCCACGGCGGCCGAGATCGCGGGCGATGGCGGCCAGGTCAGCTGGCAGGCGTGCGACATCCGCCAGGAAGCCGCCGTGCAGGCCATGGTCGCGGCCATCGTGGCCGAGCGCGGGCGCATCCACGGCCTGGTGAACAACGCAGGCGGCCAGTACATCACGCCGCTGGAGGCCATCAGCGCCAAGGGCTGGGACGCGGTACTCGCCACCAACCTGACCGGCGGTTTCCTGGTGGCGCGCGAGTGCCTGGTGCAGTCCATGGGCGTGCACGGCGGCGCCATCGTGAACATCGTGGCCGACATGTGGGGCTCCATGCCCGGCATGGGCCACAGCGGCGCGGCCCGCGCGGGCATGGTCAGTTTCACCGAAACGGCGGCCGTCGAATGGGCGGCGCGCGGCGTGCGCGTGAACGCGGTGGCGCCCGGCTACATCGCCTCCAGCGGCATGGACCACTACCCGCCCGAAGCCGGCGACATGCTGCGCGCGATGCGGCAGACCGTGCCCCTGGGCCGCTTCGGCACCGAGGCCGAAACCTCGGCCGCGATCGCCTTCCTGCTCAGCCCCGCGGCCAGCTTCATCAGCGGCACCGTGCTGCGCGTCGACGGCGCGCGGCCCCAGGTGCGCATGGGCTGGGGTTCGCCCGTGGCCGACGAGGCGGCGCAGCAGCGCGAGGCCATCCGGCCGTTCGACGGCTTTCACCGGGCGGCCACGCCCAAGGTGTTTGGCGGGGGCGCGCCGAGCTGA
- a CDS encoding NAD+ synthase, with product MLRVTLAQLNHTIGDIAGNIARMRAAAAQAAAEHADMVVFSELSLTGYYPGDLLDEPPFLQRVHDGLEQLKAATRELPDLHWVVGAPTHALQPGKKLHNSLLVIKNGEVLLRYAKQLLPTYNIFDEHRHFEPGPDRAQVLRVGDTQVGFLICEDGWNDSGVDYATNPLVRMGDAAPDLVVSINASPSHLDKREQRHQVFSQAATRHKLPVLFVNQVGGHDQIVFDGASFAVEPGAGVVFEARRFEEDVRTLQFANGHFRLNDGQAPEPVPAQGMPTMAFYRAQIVLGLRDYARRCGFKRIVVGSSGGIDSALTLALAVDAIGAENVIGVTMPSRYSSAGSVDDSVDLCRNLGIQLYTHPIAELVAEYHAQYQKAFGAELTGLAAENQQARIRGVILMEYSNANGHLLLTTGNKSEVSVGYCTLYGDTNGGLGLLGDLYKTEVFELSRHINEAAGRELIPQAVIDKPPSAELAPGQKDEDSLPPYPVLDEILKLLIEGERLSTREYEAAKAFVAQLSLSEDGRATVDRVRRLIHRSEYKRRQAPPMLRLRPRAFGTGRQMPIAAHYD from the coding sequence ATGCTGCGCGTCACCCTGGCCCAACTCAACCACACCATTGGCGACATCGCCGGCAACATCGCGCGCATGCGCGCCGCTGCGGCGCAGGCCGCGGCCGAGCACGCCGACATGGTGGTGTTTTCCGAACTCTCGCTGACCGGCTACTACCCCGGCGACCTGCTCGACGAGCCGCCGTTTTTGCAGCGCGTGCACGACGGGCTGGAGCAGCTCAAGGCCGCGACGCGCGAGCTGCCCGACCTGCACTGGGTGGTGGGCGCGCCCACGCACGCCTTGCAACCGGGCAAGAAGCTGCACAACAGCCTGCTGGTCATCAAGAACGGCGAGGTGCTGCTGCGCTACGCCAAGCAGCTGCTGCCCACCTACAACATCTTCGACGAGCACCGCCACTTCGAGCCCGGCCCCGACCGCGCCCAGGTGCTGCGGGTGGGCGACACGCAGGTCGGCTTCCTGATCTGCGAAGACGGCTGGAACGACAGCGGCGTTGATTACGCCACCAACCCGCTGGTGCGCATGGGCGACGCGGCGCCCGACCTGGTCGTGAGCATCAACGCCAGCCCCTCGCACCTGGACAAGCGCGAGCAGCGCCACCAGGTGTTCAGCCAGGCCGCCACCCGCCACAAGCTGCCCGTGCTGTTCGTCAACCAGGTGGGCGGACATGACCAGATCGTGTTCGACGGCGCCTCGTTCGCCGTCGAGCCCGGTGCCGGCGTGGTGTTCGAGGCCCGGCGTTTCGAAGAAGACGTGCGCACGCTGCAGTTCGCGAACGGCCACTTCCGCCTGAACGACGGTCAGGCGCCCGAGCCCGTGCCCGCGCAAGGCATGCCCACCATGGCGTTTTACCGCGCGCAGATCGTGCTGGGCTTGCGCGACTATGCGCGCCGCTGCGGCTTCAAGCGCATCGTGGTGGGCAGCTCAGGCGGCATCGATTCGGCGCTGACGCTGGCGCTGGCCGTCGATGCCATCGGCGCCGAGAACGTGATCGGCGTGACCATGCCCTCGCGCTACTCCAGCGCCGGCTCGGTCGATGACTCGGTCGACCTGTGCCGCAACCTCGGCATCCAGCTTTACACCCACCCCATCGCCGAGCTCGTGGCCGAGTACCACGCCCAGTACCAAAAAGCCTTCGGTGCCGAGCTGACGGGCCTGGCGGCCGAGAACCAGCAGGCGCGCATCCGTGGCGTCATCCTCATGGAGTACAGCAACGCCAACGGCCACCTGCTGCTGACCACGGGCAACAAGTCCGAGGTCTCGGTCGGCTACTGCACGCTGTACGGCGACACCAACGGCGGCCTCGGCTTGCTGGGCGACCTCTACAAAACCGAGGTGTTCGAGCTGTCGCGCCACATCAACGAGGCCGCAGGCCGCGAGCTCATCCCGCAGGCCGTCATCGACAAGCCGCCCTCGGCCGAGCTGGCGCCGGGCCAGAAGGACGAGGACAGCCTGCCGCCATACCCCGTGCTGGACGAGATCCTCAAGCTGCTCATCGAGGGCGAGCGCCTGTCGACGCGCGAGTACGAGGCGGCCAAGGCCTTTGTCGCGCAGCTGAGCCTGAGCGAAGACGGCCGCGCCACCGTGGACCGCGTGCGTCGCCTCATCCACCGCAGCGAGTACAAGCGCCGCCAGGCCCCGCCCATGCTGCGCCTGCGCCCGCGCGCCTTCGGCACGGGCCGGCAGATGCCCATCGCCGCGCATTACGACTGA
- the pncB gene encoding nicotinate phosphoribosyltransferase, with product MPSPSPIITSLLDTDLYKFTMWQAMLHRNPQTQAEYTFVCRNRPEYPLTELLGHLNQELDALCALRFTPGELAYIGSLRFMKSDFIDFLRIFQLQRSFIHAWADGDTLHIEARGPQVHVMPFEIYVLAIVNELYFRRFDETRALDQGRQRLAVKIERLKELGRETSRTHPFELFDFGVRRRYAREWHREVVSAFAQQTPQWFKGTSDVLLAKELNLVPIGTMAHEYLQSYQAQGVRLRDFQIAALEDWVQEYRGDLGIALTDTVGMDAFLADFDLYFAKLFDGLRHDSGDPIAWGEKAIAHYEKLRIKPETKRLVFSDGLNLDRALALYEHFGDRIQLGFGIGTSLTNDVGLTPINIVMKLTHANGQPVAKISDSPGKTMCDDETYLAYLRQVFSIPEPAMSK from the coding sequence ATGCCATCGCCTTCGCCCATCATCACCAGCCTGCTGGACACCGACCTGTACAAGTTCACGATGTGGCAGGCCATGCTGCACCGCAACCCGCAAACCCAGGCCGAGTACACCTTCGTCTGCCGCAACCGGCCCGAGTACCCGCTGACCGAGCTGCTGGGCCACCTGAACCAGGAGCTGGATGCGCTGTGCGCGCTGCGCTTCACGCCGGGTGAGCTGGCCTACATCGGCAGCCTGCGCTTCATGAAGAGCGACTTCATCGACTTCCTGCGCATCTTCCAGCTGCAGCGCAGCTTCATCCACGCCTGGGCCGATGGCGACACCCTGCACATCGAGGCGCGCGGCCCCCAGGTGCACGTGATGCCGTTCGAGATCTACGTGCTGGCCATCGTCAACGAGCTGTATTTCCGCCGCTTCGACGAAACGCGGGCCCTGGACCAAGGCCGGCAGCGCCTGGCCGTGAAGATCGAGCGCCTGAAGGAGCTGGGCCGCGAGACCAGCCGCACGCACCCGTTCGAGCTGTTCGACTTTGGCGTGCGCCGCCGCTACGCGCGCGAATGGCACCGCGAGGTGGTCTCGGCCTTCGCGCAGCAGACGCCGCAGTGGTTCAAGGGCACCTCCGACGTGCTGCTGGCCAAGGAGCTGAACCTGGTGCCCATCGGCACCATGGCGCACGAGTACCTGCAGAGCTACCAGGCCCAGGGCGTGCGCCTGCGCGACTTCCAGATCGCCGCGCTCGAGGACTGGGTGCAGGAGTACCGGGGCGACCTGGGCATTGCACTGACCGACACCGTGGGCATGGACGCCTTCCTGGCCGATTTCGACCTGTACTTCGCCAAGCTGTTCGACGGCCTGCGCCACGACTCGGGCGACCCGATTGCCTGGGGCGAGAAAGCCATCGCGCATTACGAGAAGCTGCGCATCAAGCCCGAGACCAAGCGGCTGGTGTTTTCGGATGGGCTGAACCTGGACCGGGCGCTGGCGCTGTACGAGCATTTCGGCGACCGCATCCAGCTGGGCTTCGGCATTGGCACCAGCCTGACCAACGACGTGGGCCTGACGCCGATCAACATCGTCATGAAGCTCACCCACGCCAACGGTCAGCCCGTGGCCAAGATCTCCGATTCGCCCGGCAAGACGATGTGCGACGACGAGACCTACCTGGCCTATTTGCGGCAGGTCTTCAGTATCCCCGAGCCCGCGATGAGCAAGTAA
- a CDS encoding cysteine hydrolase — MTHAIPAQRPASRARVQLLLIDPQNDFCDLPATWWGRDALSGEAVAPSLPVAGAHADMQRLAGWLRQHGAQLDAITVTLDSHQRIDIAHPGFWRTRSGDAVAPFTAITAAQVRSGEYRPVRDDDVSRVLAYLDQLEVQGRYTHMVWPVHCEVGRFGHGVHAALAEALADWQLARGQAVRHVFKGLNPWTEHYSAFLAEVPDAGDPATALNTRLLAELDAADCLIVAGEAGSHCVRASCEHLVQYLPSGRPERLVLLTDCMSPVAGFEAAQADFLQAMRAHGVRLATSTDDLSAVVTSM; from the coding sequence ATGACACACGCCATCCCCGCCCAGCGCCCCGCCAGCCGTGCACGCGTTCAGCTGCTGCTCATCGATCCGCAGAACGATTTCTGCGACCTGCCCGCCACCTGGTGGGGCCGTGATGCCCTCAGCGGCGAGGCCGTGGCGCCCAGCCTGCCCGTGGCGGGCGCACATGCCGACATGCAGCGCCTGGCCGGCTGGCTGCGCCAGCATGGCGCGCAGCTGGACGCGATCACGGTCACGCTGGATTCGCACCAGCGCATCGACATCGCCCACCCTGGTTTCTGGCGCACGCGGTCGGGCGATGCGGTGGCGCCGTTCACGGCCATCACCGCCGCTCAGGTCAGATCGGGTGAGTATCGGCCTGTTCGCGATGACGATGTATCGCGCGTCCTGGCATACCTCGATCAACTCGAAGTGCAGGGCCGCTACACCCACATGGTGTGGCCCGTGCACTGCGAGGTCGGCCGCTTTGGCCATGGCGTGCACGCGGCGCTGGCCGAGGCCCTGGCCGACTGGCAACTGGCGCGGGGCCAGGCGGTCCGCCACGTCTTCAAGGGCCTGAACCCCTGGACCGAGCACTACAGCGCCTTCCTGGCCGAGGTGCCCGATGCCGGCGACCCGGCCACGGCGCTCAACACGCGGCTGCTCGCCGAGCTGGATGCGGCCGACTGCCTCATCGTGGCGGGCGAGGCCGGCAGCCACTGCGTGCGCGCGAGCTGCGAACACCTGGTGCAATACTTGCCGTCTGGCCGACCCGAGCGGCTGGTGCTGCTGACCGACTGCATGAGCCCGGTGGCGGGCTTCGAGGCCGCGCAGGCCGACTTCCTGCAGGCCATGCGCGCACACGGCGTGCGCCTGGCTACCAGTACCGACGATCTGAGCGCTGTGGTGACCAGCATGTGA